TGTAATTACTTCCTGTATCATTTTCAACTCAAATGCATTCACTCCGCTTTGGTAACCGATGCGGTTGGCAGGCACCATCAAACAATATTCAAAAAAAGCAATGCCCCAGCTGATGAGTACTACTTTCCACAACGGTACGTTTTGATGACGCAGATGTCCGTACCACGCAATGGTCATGAAAATATTTGAGAAGAGCAATAACAGGATTGCACGGATCATTGCAGTTAATTTTCTGAACGTTTGCCGGCTAATAAATACAAGGCAGCCATGCGCACCGCTACTCCATTCTCTACCTGTTGAAGAATGATGGATTGTTTACTATCGGCTACATCACTGTCCAATTCCACACCACGATTGATAGGACCCGGATGCATGATCACAATTTCTTTATTTAATGAATCGAGTAGTTTACGGTTGATCCCATATGCAAGATTGTATTCCCTTAAAGAAGAAAACAGTGGTTGATTTTGTCGTTCGAGTTGAATACGCAATACATTCGCCACATCGCACCACTTCAATGTTTCTTCAATGTTGTACGATACATTTACACCAAACGATTGCTGTAAATATTTTGGAATAAGTGTGGGCGGACCAGCCACTGTAACTTCAGCACCCATCTTCTTCAATAAATAAATATTACTGAGCGCCACACGACTGTGCATGATATCACCAAGGATAGCGATCTTCTTTCCTTCAAGTGTCCCTAATTTTTCTCTGATTGAAAATGCATCGAGCAATGCCTGTGTTGGATGTTCATTAATTCCATCGCCTGCATTTACAATTGCTGCCGGAATATGCTTGGCTAAGAAGTGAGGAGCACCACTTGCACTATGTCGCATTACCACCAGGTCAACTTTCATGCTCAGGATATTGTTCACCGTATCGAGCAGGGTTTCGCCTTTTGCAGCTGAGGAACCTGATGCG
The DNA window shown above is from Lacibacter sp. H375 and carries:
- a CDS encoding aspartate carbamoyltransferase catalytic subunit, translated to MQLSTRHLLGIKDLTAQDIQLILDTAAQFKEVLQRPIKKVPSLRDVTIVNLFYENSTRTRISFELAEKRLSADTINFTASGSSAAKGETLLDTVNNILSMKVDLVVMRHSASGAPHFLAKHIPAAIVNAGDGINEHPTQALLDAFSIREKLGTLEGKKIAILGDIMHSRVALSNIYLLKKMGAEVTVAGPPTLIPKYLQQSFGVNVSYNIEETLKWCDVANVLRIQLERQNQPLFSSLREYNLAYGINRKLLDSLNKEIVIMHPGPINRGVELDSDVADSKQSIILQQVENGVAVRMAALYLLAGKRSEN
- a CDS encoding DMT family protein, translating into MIRAILLLLFSNIFMTIAWYGHLRHQNVPLWKVVLISWGIAFFEYCLMVPANRIGYQSGVNAFELKMIQEVITLVVFGVFAVVYLKEPFHWKYIVSFLFLLGAVYFMFKK